From Mycobacterium lacus, one genomic window encodes:
- the mddA gene encoding methanethiol S-methyltransferase produces the protein MKRYLIIGYGAASYVVFLVAFLYAIGFVGNLVVPRSVDHAITASIGPAVTINVLLLGAFAVQHSVMARRWFKRWWTRFVPPSIERSTYVLLASALLLLLYWQWRTMPAVIWDVKPQAGRLVLWALFWLGWATVFASTFMINHFDLFGLRQVYLAWRGEPYTDLAFQARWFYRLVRHPLMLGFVIAFWAAPTMTAGHLLFSIATTGYILIAVQLEERDLVASLGPEYHEYRRSVSMLLPRPRRRPAETAGRN, from the coding sequence ATGAAGCGCTACTTGATCATCGGTTACGGTGCCGCGAGCTACGTGGTCTTCCTGGTGGCTTTCTTGTACGCGATCGGCTTCGTGGGCAACCTCGTGGTGCCGCGGAGCGTCGATCACGCGATCACGGCATCGATCGGCCCGGCGGTCACGATCAACGTGCTGTTGCTCGGTGCGTTCGCCGTCCAGCACAGCGTCATGGCGCGGCGGTGGTTCAAGCGGTGGTGGACGCGATTCGTGCCGCCGTCGATTGAGCGCAGTACCTATGTGTTGCTGGCCAGCGCGCTACTGCTGCTGCTCTACTGGCAGTGGCGAACGATGCCCGCGGTCATCTGGGACGTGAAACCGCAGGCGGGTCGGCTGGTGCTGTGGGCGTTGTTCTGGCTCGGGTGGGCGACCGTGTTCGCGTCGACCTTCATGATCAACCACTTCGATTTGTTCGGCCTCCGGCAGGTGTATTTGGCTTGGCGCGGAGAGCCCTACACCGACCTGGCTTTTCAGGCTCGATGGTTCTACCGGCTGGTGCGGCACCCACTCATGCTCGGTTTCGTCATCGCGTTCTGGGCGGCCCCCACGATGACCGCCGGGCACCTGCTCTTCTCGATCGCCACCACGGGCTACATCCTGATCGCCGTGCAATTGGAGGAGCGCGACCTCGTCGCATCGCTGGGACCCGAATACCACGAGTACCGCCGGAGTGTGTCGATGCTGCTCCCGAGGCCACGCCGGCGCCCGGCCGAAACGGCTGGGCGGAACTAA
- a CDS encoding Rv3235 family protein — protein sequence MSVRPIASPPRRDTFAVIPVVEYEPPTRNVPQCRQSSHATLRPHPARSTRRQPAAAPAVRAAAASTPMRQAAAFADAALRRVLEVIDRRRPAAQLRPLLAPSLVDSVLSVGRAASGHAAGQGSAVLRRTRLQPAGRDAPQTAAEVFGTYSRGDRVHAIACRVELLPTANGTKWLVVALHIG from the coding sequence TTGTCCGTTCGTCCCATCGCGAGCCCGCCCCGCCGCGATACCTTCGCCGTCATACCCGTCGTCGAATACGAGCCGCCGACACGAAACGTCCCGCAGTGCCGGCAGTCATCCCACGCGACGTTGCGGCCCCACCCCGCGCGTTCGACTCGCCGACAGCCGGCCGCCGCCCCGGCGGTCAGGGCGGCGGCCGCGTCTACCCCGATGCGCCAGGCGGCGGCCTTCGCCGACGCCGCACTGCGCCGAGTGCTGGAAGTCATCGACCGCCGCCGGCCGGCGGCCCAGCTGCGCCCGCTGCTGGCTCCAAGCCTCGTCGACTCCGTGCTCTCGGTCGGTCGCGCGGCGAGTGGGCACGCCGCCGGGCAAGGCTCCGCGGTGTTGCGCCGCACGCGCCTGCAGCCGGCCGGGCGTGACGCCCCGCAGACCGCGGCGGAGGTTTTCGGCACCTACAGTCGCGGGGACCGAGTCCACGCGATCGCCTGCCGAGTGGAACTGCTGCCCACTGCCAACGGAACCAAGTGGCTGGTGGTCGCCTTGCATATCGGTTGA
- a CDS encoding WS/DGAT/MGAT family O-acyltransferase, which yields MVTRLSTVDASFYRLENTATPMYVGSLFILARPRAGFSYETLLATIEQRLPQIPRYRQKVREVNVAMARPVWIDDPDFDITYHVRRSALPSPGSDEQLHELIARLAARPLDKSRPLWEMYLVEGLDKNRVALYTKSHQALINGVTALAIGHVIVDRTRRPPPFPEDIWIPERDPGNIRLLLGAIGDWVVGPGAQMQAVGSAIAGLVTNSGQVVDTARRFVDIARTLARGTAPSSPLNATVSRNRRFTVAQGRLEDYRTVRARYDCDVNDVVLAVIAGALSSWLMSRGEALAPTATIRAMAPLSVYADDQLDSTGPGQAISQVTPFLVDLPVGEGNAVVRLSQIAHATESNPTAASLVDARTIVTLSGFAPPTLHAMGIRVATSFSARLFNLLVTNAPGAQAQMYVAGTKLLAAYAVPPLLHNQALAISVTSYNGMLYFGINADRAAMSDVDLLPGLLSQSLDELLEASR from the coding sequence ATGGTGACCCGGTTGTCCACGGTGGACGCGTCGTTTTACCGGCTGGAGAACACCGCCACCCCGATGTACGTCGGCTCGCTGTTCATCCTGGCCCGTCCGCGGGCGGGTTTCAGCTACGAGACGCTTCTGGCCACCATCGAGCAGCGGCTACCCCAGATACCGCGCTACCGGCAGAAGGTCCGCGAAGTCAACGTCGCCATGGCCAGGCCGGTGTGGATCGACGATCCCGACTTCGACATCACCTATCACGTGCGGCGGTCCGCGCTGCCATCGCCGGGCAGTGACGAGCAACTGCACGAGCTGATCGCGCGGCTGGCCGCGCGGCCGCTGGATAAGTCGCGGCCGTTGTGGGAGATGTATCTCGTCGAGGGCTTGGACAAGAATCGCGTCGCCCTCTACACGAAGTCGCACCAAGCGCTTATCAACGGCGTGACGGCGCTGGCGATAGGCCACGTCATCGTCGACCGGACGCGGCGTCCGCCGCCGTTCCCCGAAGACATCTGGATCCCGGAACGCGATCCCGGCAACATCCGGCTGTTGCTGGGCGCGATCGGCGACTGGGTGGTTGGCCCGGGCGCGCAGATGCAGGCCGTCGGATCCGCGATCGCGGGGTTGGTGACGAACTCCGGACAAGTCGTCGATACCGCTCGCCGGTTCGTCGATATCGCCCGCACACTGGCCCGCGGCACCGCACCCAGTAGCCCGCTCAATGCCACCGTTTCACGCAATCGTCGGTTCACCGTTGCCCAGGGACGTCTTGAGGACTACCGAACCGTGCGAGCGCGCTACGACTGCGACGTCAACGATGTGGTGCTTGCGGTGATAGCCGGGGCGCTGAGCAGCTGGTTGATGTCGCGCGGCGAAGCGTTGGCACCCACCGCGACGATTCGGGCGATGGCGCCGTTGTCGGTCTATGCCGATGACCAGCTCGACTCAACCGGCCCAGGTCAGGCGATCAGCCAGGTGACGCCGTTCCTGGTTGACCTGCCGGTGGGGGAGGGCAACGCTGTGGTGCGGCTGTCGCAGATCGCCCACGCCACCGAGTCGAATCCGACGGCCGCCAGCCTGGTCGATGCCCGGACCATCGTCACGCTGTCCGGTTTTGCGCCACCCACCCTGCACGCCATGGGTATCCGGGTCGCCACCAGTTTTTCGGCACGATTGTTCAACCTGTTGGTGACGAACGCCCCCGGAGCCCAGGCGCAGATGTATGTTGCCGGCACCAAGTTGCTGGCCGCTTACGCCGTGCCGCCCCTGTTGCACAACCAGGCGCTGGCCATCAGCGTGACGTCCTACAACGGCATGCTGTATTTCGGAATCAACGCCGACCGCGCCGCAATGAGCGATGTCGACCTGCTGCCGGGGCTGTTGAGTCAATCGCTTGACGAGCTGTTGGAAGCTTCCCGGTAA
- the ppk2 gene encoding polyphosphate kinase 2 yields the protein MSTATNKGASVKGDTKDSTARAARKIPNALYESELFRLQTEFVKLQEWLRYTGGRLVVLFEGRDGAGKGGAIKRITEYLNPRVARIAALPVPTDRERGQWYYQRYIAHLPAKGEIVLFDRSWYNRAGIEKVMGFCTPQEYVLFLRQTPIFEQMLIDDGILLRKYWFSVSEAEQLRRFKARRNDPVRQWKLSTMDLESVYRWEDYSRAKDEMMVHTDTPVSPWYVVESDIKKHARLNMMAHLLSTIEYRDVKQPKVRLPQQPIVSDNYKRPPRELSTYVDDYVATLMGG from the coding sequence GTGAGCACCGCGACGAACAAAGGAGCGTCGGTGAAGGGGGACACAAAGGATTCGACTGCGCGGGCCGCCCGCAAGATCCCCAACGCCCTCTACGAATCCGAATTATTCAGGCTGCAAACAGAATTCGTGAAGTTGCAGGAGTGGTTGCGGTATACGGGTGGACGCCTTGTCGTCCTCTTCGAGGGCCGTGACGGGGCGGGCAAGGGTGGAGCCATCAAACGAATCACCGAATACCTCAACCCCCGGGTGGCCCGCATCGCGGCGCTGCCCGTGCCGACCGATCGGGAACGCGGCCAGTGGTACTACCAGCGTTACATCGCACATCTGCCCGCCAAGGGGGAAATCGTGCTGTTCGACCGGTCGTGGTACAACCGCGCCGGCATCGAGAAAGTCATGGGATTCTGTACGCCTCAAGAGTATGTGCTGTTCTTGCGGCAGACGCCGATCTTCGAGCAGATGCTGATCGATGACGGGATTCTGCTGCGCAAGTATTGGTTCTCGGTCTCCGAAGCCGAACAGCTGCGCCGGTTCAAAGCGCGACGGAATGACCCTGTCCGGCAATGGAAACTGAGCACGATGGACCTGGAATCGGTGTATCGGTGGGAGGACTACTCGCGCGCCAAGGACGAGATGATGGTGCACACCGATACCCCGGTTAGCCCGTGGTATGTCGTCGAATCCGATATCAAGAAGCACGCGCGGCTGAACATGATGGCGCACCTGCTGTCCACGATCGAGTACCGCGACGTGAAGCAGCCCAAAGTCCGTCTCCCGCAGCAGCCGATCGTCAGTGACAACTACAAGCGCCCGCCGCGTGAGTTGTCGACGTATGTCGATGACTATGTGGCCACGCTGATGGGTGGTTAG
- a CDS encoding DUF6912 family protein: MLQQLVAEGSLWPVNGTAFAVTPALRESYAEGDDDELAEVALREAALASLRLLAADADAIPRTVRPRRAVLAAEVDDVQYRPDLDEAVVRLGGPVTIEQVVAAYVDNAVAEPAVTAAVAVIDAADLGDEDADLVVGDAQDHDLAWYANQELPFLLDLL; this comes from the coding sequence ATGCTGCAGCAGCTCGTCGCCGAGGGTTCGTTGTGGCCGGTCAACGGCACCGCATTCGCGGTGACACCGGCGTTGCGCGAGTCGTACGCCGAGGGTGACGACGACGAACTCGCCGAGGTGGCGCTGCGTGAGGCGGCGCTGGCGTCGCTGCGATTGCTGGCAGCCGACGCCGATGCCATCCCGCGGACCGTGCGGCCGCGGCGCGCTGTGCTGGCCGCCGAGGTCGATGACGTCCAATACCGCCCCGATCTCGACGAAGCCGTCGTCAGGCTGGGCGGACCCGTGACGATCGAGCAGGTGGTCGCCGCCTACGTCGACAACGCCGTCGCCGAGCCGGCCGTCACGGCGGCGGTCGCGGTCATCGATGCCGCCGACCTCGGCGATGAGGACGCTGACCTGGTTGTCGGTGATGCCCAGGACCACGATCTGGCCTGGTACGCCAACCAGGAGCTGCCGTTCCTGCTCGACCTGCTCTGA
- a CDS encoding ferredoxin reductase: MGKKYAPVTAKVVDTKRPTIAGADKHSGWHVLRKLAARITTPLLPDDYLHLANPLWSARELRGRIVEVRRETEDSATLVIKPGWGFSFDYQPGQYMGIGLLLDGRWRWRSYSLTSSPVTASRTVTITVKAMPEGFLSTHLVAGVEPGTIVRLAAPQGNFVLPDPAPPSILFLTAGSGITPVMSMLRTLARRDQITDIAHLHSAPTESDMMFGPELRALAADRSGYRLRVRETRTEGRLDLARLDQELPDWRDRQTWACGPEGMLNQAEKVWSSAGIGDRLHLERFAVSRAAPAGAGGTVTFARSGKTVAADAATSVMDAGEGAGVQMPFGCRMGICQSCVVDLVEGHVRDLRTGAEHDPGSRIQTCVSAASGDCVVDI, translated from the coding sequence ATGGGCAAAAAGTACGCGCCGGTCACTGCCAAGGTGGTCGACACCAAGCGCCCAACCATCGCCGGGGCGGACAAGCACTCCGGCTGGCACGTGCTGCGCAAGCTAGCTGCGCGCATCACCACGCCGCTGTTGCCCGACGACTATCTGCACCTGGCCAATCCGCTGTGGTCCGCGCGCGAATTGCGGGGGCGCATCGTCGAGGTCCGCCGGGAGACGGAAGACTCCGCCACGCTCGTCATCAAACCGGGCTGGGGCTTCAGCTTCGACTACCAGCCGGGCCAGTACATGGGCATCGGACTGCTGCTGGACGGGCGCTGGCGCTGGCGGTCGTACTCGCTGACGTCGAGCCCGGTAACGGCCTCGCGCACCGTGACCATCACCGTGAAAGCCATGCCCGAAGGCTTCCTGTCCACCCACCTGGTGGCGGGCGTCGAGCCCGGGACCATCGTGCGACTGGCCGCGCCTCAGGGCAATTTCGTGCTGCCCGACCCGGCGCCGCCGTCGATCCTGTTTCTCACCGCGGGGTCCGGGATTACCCCGGTGATGTCGATGCTCCGCACGTTGGCGCGCCGCGACCAGATCACCGACATCGCGCACCTGCATTCGGCGCCCACCGAGTCCGACATGATGTTTGGCCCCGAGCTGCGTGCGCTGGCCGCCGACCGCTCCGGCTATCGGTTGCGTGTGCGAGAGACTCGCACCGAAGGCCGGCTCGACCTTGCCCGGCTCGATCAGGAGCTGCCCGACTGGCGCGACCGTCAGACCTGGGCCTGCGGGCCGGAAGGCATGCTCAACCAGGCCGAGAAGGTCTGGTCATCGGCGGGCATCGGCGATCGGCTGCACCTGGAGCGGTTCGCGGTGTCGAGGGCCGCACCCGCCGGAGCGGGTGGGACGGTCACGTTCGCCCGCAGTGGCAAGACCGTGGCCGCTGACGCCGCGACGTCGGTGATGGACGCGGGTGAGGGCGCAGGTGTGCAGATGCCGTTCGGCTGCCGGATGGGTATCTGTCAATCGTGCGTGGTTGACCTGGTGGAAGGTCACGTCCGGGACCTGCGGACGGGCGCCGAACACGACCCCGGGTCTCGGATCCAGACCTGTGTGTCAGCCGCATCGGGGGATTGTGTGGTGGACATCTAA
- a CDS encoding fatty acid desaturase family protein, giving the protein MAITDVDVFAHLTDADIESLAAELDAIRQDIEDSRGERDARYIRRTIAAQRALEVSGRVLLTASSRRSAWWAGAVTLGVAKTIENMEIGHNVMHGQWDWMNDPEIHSTTWEWDISGSAKHWRYTHNFVHHKYTNILGMDDDVGYGMLRVTRDQRWKRHNIFNVVWNTILAIGFEWGVALQHLEIGKIFKGRADRDAAKVRLREFSSKAGRQLFKDYVAFPALTSLSPGATYKSTLTANVMANVIRNVWSNAVIFCGHFPDGAEKFTKTDMIGETKGQWYLRQMLGSANFNAGPALRFMSGNLCHQIEHHLYPDLPSNRLAEISVRVREVCDKYDLPYTTGSFLVQYAKTWRTIAKLSLPNRYLLDSTDDAPETRSERMFAALEPGFAGTDPATGRRRGLKTALATVQGWRRGKRASTGPGRSADDGLAA; this is encoded by the coding sequence ATGGCGATCACAGATGTCGACGTATTCGCCCATCTGACGGACGCCGACATTGAAAGCCTGGCAGCCGAGCTCGATGCGATACGTCAGGACATCGAAGACTCTCGCGGCGAGCGGGACGCCCGCTACATCCGTCGCACCATCGCCGCGCAGCGCGCGCTGGAGGTCAGCGGCCGGGTGCTGCTGACCGCCAGTTCACGGCGCTCGGCCTGGTGGGCGGGCGCCGTCACCCTCGGCGTGGCCAAAACCATCGAGAACATGGAGATCGGCCACAACGTCATGCACGGCCAGTGGGACTGGATGAACGACCCGGAGATTCATTCCACAACGTGGGAATGGGACATCAGCGGGTCGGCCAAGCACTGGCGATACACCCACAACTTCGTGCACCACAAGTACACCAACATCCTGGGCATGGACGACGACGTGGGCTACGGCATGCTGCGCGTCACCCGCGATCAGCGCTGGAAGCGCCACAACATCTTCAATGTGGTGTGGAACACCATCCTCGCGATTGGCTTCGAGTGGGGAGTTGCGTTGCAGCACTTGGAGATCGGCAAGATCTTCAAGGGCCGGGCCGATCGCGATGCGGCCAAGGTTCGGCTGCGTGAGTTCTCCAGCAAGGCCGGCCGCCAGCTGTTCAAGGACTATGTGGCGTTCCCCGCGTTGACCTCGTTGTCACCGGGTGCGACGTACAAGTCCACGTTGACGGCCAACGTGATGGCCAACGTGATCCGCAATGTGTGGTCCAACGCGGTGATCTTCTGTGGCCATTTCCCCGATGGCGCCGAGAAATTCACCAAGACGGACATGATCGGCGAAACCAAGGGCCAGTGGTACCTGCGTCAAATGCTAGGCAGTGCGAACTTCAACGCCGGGCCCGCGCTGCGGTTCATGAGCGGCAACCTGTGTCACCAGATAGAGCACCACCTGTATCCGGATCTGCCGAGCAACCGGCTTGCCGAGATCTCGGTGCGGGTGCGTGAGGTCTGCGACAAGTACGACCTGCCGTACACCACCGGTTCATTCCTGGTGCAGTACGCCAAGACGTGGCGCACCATCGCCAAGCTGTCCCTGCCGAACAGGTACCTGCTCGACAGCACCGACGATGCGCCGGAAACCCGCAGCGAGCGGATGTTCGCTGCTCTCGAGCCGGGTTTCGCGGGCACCGATCCGGCAACCGGACGTCGCCGCGGGCTGAAGACGGCCCTCGCCACCGTACAGGGTTGGCGGCGCGGCAAGCGTGCGTCGACCGGACCGGGACGCAGCGCCGACGATGGCCTGGCGGCCTAG
- the rsgA gene encoding ribosome small subunit-dependent GTPase A, with the protein MRPGDYDESDVKIRSGRGSRPRTKTRPEHADAEAAMVVSVDRGRWGCVLGGDPARRVTAMRARELGRTPIVVGDDVDVVGDLSGRPDTLARIVRRGPRRTVLRRTADDTDPTERVVVANADQLLIVVALADPPPRTGLVDRALIAAYAGGLMPILCLTKTDLAPPEPFAKQFVDLDLKVVAAGRDDPLLAVADLLGGKITVLLGHSGVGKSTLVNRLVPEADRAVGEVTEIGRGRHTSAQSVAFPLSEPVEGSGWVIDTPGIRSFGLAHIRSDDVLLAFSDLAQAIEGCPRGCGHMGPPADPECALDNLSGPAARRVAAARRLLTVLREL; encoded by the coding sequence TTGAGGCCTGGCGACTACGACGAGTCCGACGTCAAGATCCGCTCCGGTCGAGGTTCGCGACCCCGGACCAAGACCCGTCCCGAGCACGCCGACGCCGAGGCCGCCATGGTAGTCAGTGTCGATCGCGGGCGGTGGGGGTGCGTGCTTGGCGGCGACCCGGCTCGTCGGGTCACGGCGATGCGGGCGCGCGAGCTCGGCCGCACCCCGATCGTCGTCGGCGACGATGTCGACGTGGTCGGCGATCTGTCCGGTCGGCCGGACACCCTGGCCCGCATCGTGCGGCGTGGACCGCGGCGAACGGTGTTGCGGCGCACCGCCGATGACACCGATCCGACCGAACGAGTGGTGGTCGCCAACGCCGACCAACTGTTGATCGTGGTGGCGCTGGCCGACCCGCCGCCACGGACCGGCCTCGTCGACCGGGCGCTCATCGCCGCCTACGCGGGCGGGCTGATGCCCATCTTGTGCCTGACCAAGACCGACCTGGCCCCACCAGAACCGTTTGCCAAGCAGTTCGTCGACCTGGACCTGAAGGTGGTCGCGGCGGGCCGCGACGATCCCCTGCTTGCGGTGGCGGACTTGCTCGGCGGCAAGATCACCGTGCTGCTCGGACATTCCGGGGTCGGCAAATCGACCCTGGTGAATCGTCTTGTGCCCGAAGCTGATCGCGCGGTCGGCGAGGTCACCGAGATTGGCCGGGGGCGGCACACCTCGGCACAGTCGGTGGCTTTTCCGCTAAGTGAGCCCGTGGAAGGTTCCGGTTGGGTCATCGACACCCCGGGAATCCGTTCGTTCGGCTTGGCCCACATCCGGTCCGACGACGTGCTGTTGGCCTTCTCCGACCTGGCCCAGGCGATCGAGGGCTGCCCACGCGGGTGCGGACACATGGGCCCGCCGGCCGACCCCGAATGTGCGCTGGACAACCTGTCAGGGCCCGCCGCCCGCCGAGTCGCCGCGGCCCGGCGGTTGCTGACGGTGCTCAGGGAGCTGTGA
- the aroA gene encoding 3-phosphoshikimate 1-carboxyvinyltransferase → MSSSEPTKTWAAPHATAPVHATVTVPGSKSQTNRALVLAALAAAQGEGTSTISGALRSRDTDLMIGALNTLGLRVDGTGCDLKISGRIQPGPGARVDCGLAGTVLRFVPPLAALAEWAVDFDGDEQARARPIAPLLEALRGLGVRVDGTGLPFRVRGSGSVAGGTVAIDASASSQFVSGLLLCGASFTEGLTVRHTGSTLPSAPHIAMTVTMLRQAGVTVDDSTANRWRVQPGPVAARHWDVEPDLTNAVAFLAAAVVSGGTMRITGWPAESVQPADHILNILRRLNAVVTHNDSSLEVRGPKAYDGFDVDLRAVGELTPSVAALAALAAPGSVSRLSGIAHLRGHETDRLAALRTEINRLGGDCQETPDGLVITAIPLRPGIWRTYADHRMATAGAIVGLRVAGVEVDDIGATTKTLPEFPRLWAEMVGPGDNAGRRSGPGSRAIKRGSGG, encoded by the coding sequence GTGAGCAGTAGCGAGCCCACGAAAACATGGGCGGCCCCCCACGCGACGGCACCGGTGCACGCGACCGTGACCGTTCCGGGCTCGAAGTCTCAGACCAACCGGGCGCTGGTGCTGGCGGCGCTGGCCGCCGCGCAGGGCGAAGGTACCTCGACCATCAGCGGCGCACTGCGCAGCCGCGACACCGATCTGATGATCGGAGCGCTGAATACGCTGGGTCTGCGCGTCGACGGGACCGGTTGCGATCTGAAGATCAGCGGACGAATCCAACCGGGCCCCGGCGCCCGCGTGGACTGCGGCCTGGCCGGCACGGTGTTGCGCTTTGTTCCGCCGCTGGCCGCGCTGGCCGAGTGGGCGGTGGACTTCGACGGCGACGAACAAGCGCGGGCCCGTCCGATCGCGCCGCTGCTGGAGGCGCTGCGTGGTCTCGGCGTCCGCGTCGACGGCACGGGTCTGCCTTTCCGGGTTCGCGGAAGCGGATCGGTCGCCGGCGGCACCGTGGCCATCGACGCATCCGCGTCATCGCAATTCGTGTCGGGCCTGCTGCTGTGCGGGGCATCGTTCACCGAGGGCCTGACCGTGCGACACACCGGTTCGACGCTGCCGTCGGCGCCGCACATCGCGATGACGGTGACGATGCTGCGGCAGGCCGGCGTCACTGTCGACGACTCGACCGCCAACCGCTGGCGGGTGCAGCCCGGCCCGGTCGCGGCCCGGCACTGGGACGTCGAGCCGGATCTGACGAACGCCGTCGCATTCCTGGCGGCGGCCGTGGTCAGCGGCGGAACCATGCGCATCACCGGCTGGCCCGCGGAAAGCGTCCAGCCCGCCGACCACATCCTCAACATCTTACGAAGGCTCAATGCCGTTGTCACCCACAATGATTCGTCACTTGAAGTGCGTGGCCCAAAGGCGTACGACGGGTTCGACGTCGACCTGCGCGCCGTCGGCGAGCTCACGCCGTCGGTGGCCGCGCTGGCGGCGCTGGCCGCCCCGGGATCGGTGTCACGGCTGAGCGGCATCGCCCATCTGCGCGGTCACGAAACCGACCGGCTCGCGGCGCTGAGGACCGAGATCAACCGCCTGGGCGGCGACTGCCAGGAAACGCCCGACGGCCTGGTGATCACCGCGATCCCGCTGCGGCCCGGTATCTGGCGAACGTATGCCGATCATCGGATGGCGACGGCCGGCGCGATCGTGGGCCTACGCGTCGCGGGAGTGGAGGTGGACGACATCGGCGCCACCACCAAGACGTTGCCGGAATTCCCGCGGCTGTGGGCCGAGATGGTCGGGCCTGGCGACAATGCGGGTCGCCGTAGCGGCCCGGGGAGCCGGGCAATCAAGCGGGGGTCCGGCGGTTGA
- a CDS encoding SOS response-associated peptidase: MCGRFAVTTDPALLAEKIKAIDEATAATGASSAGAPNYNVAPTATIATVVSRHSEPDDEPTRRIRLMRWGLVPPWVKAGPNGAPDNKAPLLINARADKLTTSPAFRGSARTKRCLVPMDGYYEWRVNPDGPAGKKSPKTPFYMYRGDGEPLFAAGLWAVWRGRKEQKDTAPLLSCTIVTTDAVGELADIHDRMPLMLAEADWDAWLNPDTPLDPELLARPHDVGDIRLREVSTLVNSVRNNGPELLEPVEPQPEQITVL; the protein is encoded by the coding sequence ATGTGCGGACGGTTTGCGGTGACGACGGATCCGGCCCTGCTGGCCGAGAAAATCAAGGCGATCGATGAAGCGACCGCGGCCACTGGCGCCTCGTCCGCGGGGGCGCCCAACTACAACGTGGCTCCCACCGCCACCATCGCGACCGTCGTCAGCCGCCATAGCGAACCCGACGACGAGCCGACTCGCCGGATCCGGCTCATGCGCTGGGGACTGGTTCCGCCGTGGGTCAAAGCCGGTCCCAACGGGGCCCCCGACAACAAGGCGCCGTTACTGATCAACGCCCGGGCGGACAAGCTCACCACCTCACCGGCCTTTCGGGGTTCTGCCAGAACCAAGCGCTGCCTGGTGCCCATGGACGGCTACTACGAGTGGCGTGTCAACCCCGACGGCCCGGCCGGCAAAAAGTCTCCCAAGACGCCGTTCTACATGTACCGGGGCGACGGCGAGCCGCTGTTCGCGGCGGGCCTGTGGGCGGTATGGAGAGGTCGCAAAGAACAGAAGGACACAGCGCCACTGCTGAGTTGCACGATAGTCACCACCGACGCCGTCGGGGAGCTGGCCGATATCCACGACCGGATGCCGTTGATGCTGGCCGAAGCCGACTGGGATGCCTGGCTGAATCCCGACACGCCGTTGGATCCCGAGCTGCTGGCCCGCCCACACGACGTTGGCGACATCCGGCTGCGCGAGGTGTCGACGCTGGTCAACAGCGTGCGCAACAACGGGCCCGAGCTGCTGGAGCCGGTCGAGCCGCAGCCCGAACAGATCACTGTGCTGTAG
- a CDS encoding SDR family oxidoreductase produces the protein MSLTGKTMFISGASRGIGLAIAKRAASDGANIALIAKTAEPHPKLPGTVYTAAKELEDAGGQALPIVGDVRDPDAVESAVAKAVEQFGGIDICVNNASAINLGSITEVPMKRFDLMNGIQVRGTYAVSRACIPHMKGRENPHILTLSPPVLLDKKWLKPTAYMMAKFGMTLCALGIAEEMRDEGIASNTLWPRTLVATAAVQNLLGGDEAMARARKPEVYADAAYVILNRPSREYTGNSVLCEDVLVESGVTDLSVYDCVPGAKLGVDLWVEEVNPPGYVQS, from the coding sequence ATGTCCCTCACCGGCAAGACCATGTTCATCTCGGGCGCCAGTCGCGGCATCGGCCTGGCGATCGCCAAACGCGCCGCGAGCGACGGCGCCAACATCGCTCTGATCGCCAAGACCGCCGAGCCGCACCCGAAGCTGCCCGGCACGGTGTACACCGCGGCGAAGGAACTCGAGGACGCCGGCGGTCAGGCGCTGCCGATCGTCGGGGACGTTCGCGACCCGGATGCCGTCGAGTCCGCGGTGGCCAAGGCCGTCGAGCAGTTCGGCGGTATCGACATCTGCGTCAACAACGCCTCGGCGATCAATTTGGGGTCGATCACCGAGGTGCCGATGAAGCGTTTCGACCTGATGAACGGCATCCAGGTACGCGGAACGTACGCGGTGTCGCGAGCGTGCATCCCGCACATGAAGGGCCGGGAGAACCCGCACATCCTGACGCTGTCGCCGCCGGTGCTGCTGGACAAGAAGTGGCTCAAACCGACCGCCTACATGATGGCCAAGTTCGGCATGACGCTCTGTGCGCTGGGCATCGCCGAGGAGATGCGCGACGAGGGCATTGCGTCGAACACGCTGTGGCCGCGCACCCTGGTGGCCACCGCTGCGGTGCAGAACCTGCTCGGCGGCGACGAGGCGATGGCGCGGGCGCGCAAGCCCGAGGTGTATGCCGATGCGGCCTACGTCATCCTCAACAGGCCCTCCCGCGAGTACACCGGCAATTCGGTGCTGTGCGAGGACGTGCTGGTGGAATCGGGTGTCACCGACCTGTCGGTCTACGATTGCGTGCCGGGCGCGAAACTGGGCGTCGACCTGTGGGTGGAGGAAGTCAACCCGCCGGGCTACGTCCAGTCCTAA